Proteins found in one Papio anubis isolate 15944 chromosome 13, Panubis1.0, whole genome shotgun sequence genomic segment:
- the LRRC19 gene encoding leucine-rich repeat-containing protein 19, whose translation MKVTGITILFWPLSMVLLSDKIQSSKREVQCNFTEKNYSLIPADIKKDVTILDLSYNQITLNGTDTRVLQTYFLLTELYLIENNVTVLHNNSFDNLSSLEILNICRNSIYVIQQGAFLGLNKLKQLHLCQNKIEQLNADIFVPLRDLKLLNLQGNLISYLDVPPLFHLELITLYGNLWNCSCSLFNLQNWLNTSNVTLENENITMCSYPNSLKSYNIKTVPPKAECHSKLPSPVTEDLYIHFQPISNSTFNSSLNNLTRNSEHIPLGKSWAFLVGVVVTALTTSLLIFIAIKCPIWYNILLSYNHHRLEEHEAETYEDGFTGNPSSLSQIPETNSEETTVIFEQLHSFVVDDDGFIEDKYIDIHELREEN comes from the exons gaaGTCCAATGtaatttcactgaaaaaaattattccttgatTCCAGCAGATATCAAGAAAGATGTTACTATACTTGATCTCAGTTATAACCAAATTACTCTTAATGGTACAGACACAAGAGTTCTACAGACATACTTTTTACTCACAGAGCTCTACTTGATTGAGAACAATGTTACTGTCTTACATAATAACAGTTTTGATAACCTCTCCAgtctagaaattttaaatatctgtagAAACTCCATCTATGTAATTCAACAGGGTGCATTTTTAGGcttaaataaactaaaacagTTACATCTCtgccaaaacaaaatagaacaactGAATGCTGATATATTTGTGCCTCTAAGAGACCTAAAACTTCTGAATCTGCAAGGCAATTTGATTAGCTATTTGGATGTACCACCACTATTTCATCTGGAATTAATAACTTTATATGGAAACCTATGGAACTGCTCTTGCAGTCTATTTAATTTGCAGAACTGGTTGAACACATCAAATGTGACATTAG AAAATGAGAACATCACCATGTGTAGCTACCCCAACAGCCTGAAGAGCTACAATATTAAAACAGTACCTCCTAAGGCTGAATGCCACTCAAAACTTCCTTCACCAGTAACTGAAGatctttatattcattttcaGCCCATCAGCAATTCAACATTTAATAGCTCTTTGAACAACTTAACAAGAAATTCAG AACATATACCTCTTGGAAAAAGCTGGGCTTTTCTCGTTGGTGTTGTTGTCACTGCACTGACAACTTCActtctcatttttattgctatCAAATGCCCAATATGGTACAATATTCTGCTTAGTTATAATCATCATCGCCTGGAAGAGCATGAAGCAGAAACCTATGAAGATGGTTTTACTGGAAATCCAAGTTCTCTTTCACAGATACCAGAAACAAACTCTGAAGAAACTACAGTAATATTTGAACAATTACATTCATTTGTGGTAGACGATGATGGATTTATTGAAGACAAATATATAGATATCCATGAATTACgtgaagaaaattaa